CGGGCTCCTGGTCGCGCTCGCCGTCCTGGCGGCGACGGGTCCACGCGGGCGGACGGCAGCACGGCTCGGTGAGCCGGCCGGGCGTCGGCCGAGGCGGGGGCGCCGTGGCGCGGACGACGGCTCGACGGGTGGCGTGCTGCCGCGACCCGGCCTGTTCGCGGCGGGGGAGCTCGCCGCCGCCGTGACGGGCGTCGCGTCGGCGCTGCGGGCGGGCAGCTCCCCGGCCCACGCGTGGCTGACCGTGACCGGGATCGTCGTGGGACCGCACGGCGTACCGGCGCTCGCGGACCTCCTCCCCGCAGGCTTGTCGCAGCACCGGACCGGGCGTGGCCTGCGCGAGCAGCACGTGCGTCGCGCGCGGGCCGTCGTGGCCGCGGGCAGGCTCGCGGCCGAGCTCGGGACGCCGCTCGGCCCCGTGCTCGACCGGGTCGCCCGGACGCTCGAGAGCGACGAGGAGCTCGACGCGGACCGCCGTGCCGCGCTGGCCGGTCCCCGGTCGACCGCCACGGTGCTGCGGTGGCTGCCCGTCCTCGGCGTCGTGCTCGGGGCGGCCCTCGGGGCGGACCCGCTCGGCGTCCTCCTCGACGGCGGGCTCGGCGCGACGTCCGCGCTCGCGGGAGCGGTGCTGCTCGGAGCCGGGCACGTGTGGACGCGACGGCTCGTCCTGGCCGCCCAGACGCCGGGTGACCGGTGAGCGCCGCGGCCGTGGCGCTCGTCGTCGCTCTCCTCGTCGGGCTCGCACGGGTGCCCTGGAGCGCCGGGCGCTCGGCGCGGCTCGCGGGGGTCGGCCGGCGGTGCGGTCGCGTCGGCCGGAGCAGACGGGTCGACCCGTCCGAAGGGGACGTGCTCGACGTCGGGGGCGGCGTCGACGTCGTGCTCGTCCTCGACCTCCTCGAGGTCGCCGTGGCGTCCGGGGCGGCGCTGCCGCGCGCCGTCCAGGCGGTCGGGGACGCCGTGGGAGGTGACGACGGAGCGGCGCTCACGGCCGCCGCTCGTGCCCTCGTCCT
The Cellulomonas sp. NS3 DNA segment above includes these coding regions:
- a CDS encoding type II secretion system F family protein, with product MLPRPGLFAAGELAAAVTGVASALRAGSSPAHAWLTVTGIVVGPHGVPALADLLPAGLSQHRTGRGLREQHVRRARAVVAAGRLAAELGTPLGPVLDRVARTLESDEELDADRRAALAGPRSTATVLRWLPVLGVVLGAALGADPLGVLLDGGLGATSALAGAVLLGAGHVWTRRLVLAAQTPGDR
- a CDS encoding type II secretion system F family protein, with translation MSAAAVALVVALLVGLARVPWSAGRSARLAGVGRRCGRVGRSRRVDPSEGDVLDVGGGVDVVLVLDLLEVAVASGAALPRAVQAVGDAVGGDDGAALTAAARALVLGAGWPAAWSAVPSRFAPVAECLADSWSSGAAPGPRLRAAADEVNRDRRRTAREAAGRLGVRLVLPLGLCLLPSFVLLGLVPVVVSLAGGLLG